One Silene latifolia isolate original U9 population chromosome 4, ASM4854445v1, whole genome shotgun sequence DNA segment encodes these proteins:
- the LOC141653628 gene encoding serine/threonine-protein phosphatase PP1 isoform X2, with product MDEGLVDEIIRRLVEAKNGRTVRPVNLQESEIRQLCIASKDIFLSQPNLLELEAPIKICGDVHGQYSDLLRLFEYGGLPPEANYLFLGDYVDRGKQSIETICLLLAYKIKYKENFFLLRGNHECASINRIYGFYDECKRRYNVRLWKTFTDCFNCLPAAALIDEKILCMHGGLSPDLKNLDQIRNIARPVDVPDQGLLCDLLWADPEKELGGWGENDRGVSYTFGADVVSEFLEKHDMDLICRAHQVVEDGYEFFADRQLVTIFSAPNYCGEFDNAGAMMSVDDSLTCSFQILKALEKKGKMDFSNHMLRPGTPPRKGGKG from the exons ATGGACGAGGGGTTAGTAGATGAAATCATACGGAGGTTAGTGGAGGCGAAGAATGGTAGAACGGTTCGACCCGTTAATCTTCAAGAATCCGAGATTCGTCAGCTTTGTATTGCTTCTAAGGATATCTTTCTAAGTCAACCTAATTTGCTTGAACTTGAAGCTCCTATCAAAATTTGTG GTGATGTTCATGGTCAGTACTCTGATCTTCTTCGATTGTTTGAGTATGGTGGTTTGCCTCCAGAGGCAAATTATCTGTTTCTTGGAGATTATGTTGATCGTGGTAAGCAGAGCATAGAAACCATTTGCCTTCTTCTTGCATACAAGATTAAGTATAAGGAGAATTTCTTTCTTCTTAGGGGAAACCATGAATGCGCTTCCATCAATCGCATATATGGGTTTTATGACGAGTGCAAGAGAAGGTATAATGTCCGCCTGTGGAAAACATTCACGGATTGCTTTAATTGCCTGCCAGCTGCCGCCCTTATTGATGAAAAGATCTTGTGCATGCATGGAGGATTATCTCCTGATTTGAAAAATTTGGACCAAATCAGGAATATTGCTCGCCCGGTGGATGTCCCTGATCAAGGGCTTCTTTGTGATTTATTGTGGGCTGATCCTGAGAAAGAACTTGGAGGCTGGGGAGAGAATGATCGAGGCGTTTCTTACACTTTTGGTGCTGATGTGGTTTCAGAATTtcttgagaaacatgacatggacTTGATATGCAGGGCCCATCAG GTAGTGGAAGATGGTTATGAATTTTTCGCCGATCGCCAACTGGTCACCATATTTTCAGCACCTAATTACTGCGGGGAATTTGATAATGCTGGAGCCATGATGAGCGTGGATGATTCACTCACATGTTCATTTCAGATCCTCAAAGCTCTGGAAAAGAAAGGCAAAATGGATTTTAGCAACCATATGTTGAGACCTGGAACTCCACCACGCAAA GGTGGGAAGGGTTAG
- the LOC141651815 gene encoding putative mitochondrial protein AtMg00710, with product MLSNAGLTRRFWAEAVSTACYLINRGPHMSLDLKTPFEMWSGKSADYSILRAFGSNTYYYVSEGKLEPRAKKGVFMGYQDGVKGNRIWSPSEGRVILSRNVVFDENSMVNPTVKSIILSDSCSSVDKQVE from the coding sequence ATGCTCTCTAATGCTGGACTAACAAGAAGATTCTGGGCAGAAGCAGTTAGTACAGCATGCTATCTGATAAATCGGGGACCTCACATGAGTCTGGATCtcaaaactccatttgagatgtggTCTGGTAAGTCTGCTGACTATTCTATTTTAAGAGCTTTTGGTAGTAATACTTATTATTATGTTAGTGAGGGTAAGCTTGAGCCACGAGCTAAAAAGGGAGTATTCATGGGCTATCAGGATGGTGTCAAAGGAAAccgcatctggtctccatctgaAGGTAGGGTTATTTTGAGCAGGAATGTTGTCTTTGATGAAAATTCTATGGTTAATCCTACTGTGAAGTCTATTATTTTGTCAGATAGTTGTAGTAGTGTTGATAAACAAGTGGAGTAG
- the LOC141653628 gene encoding serine/threonine-protein phosphatase PP1 isoform X1 yields MDEGLVDEIIRRLVEAKNGRTVRPVNLQESEIRQLCIASKDIFLSQPNLLELEAPIKICGDVHGQYSDLLRLFEYGGLPPEANYLFLGDYVDRGKQSIETICLLLAYKIKYKENFFLLRGNHECASINRIYGFYDECKRRYNVRLWKTFTDCFNCLPAAALIDEKILCMHGGLSPDLKNLDQIRNIARPVDVPDQGLLCDLLWADPEKELGGWGENDRGVSYTFGADVVSEFLEKHDMDLICRAHQVVEDGYEFFADRQLVTIFSAPNYCGEFDNAGAMMSVDDSLTCSFQILKALEKKGKMDFSNHMLRPGTPPRKFSFSGWEGLADYNL; encoded by the exons ATGGACGAGGGGTTAGTAGATGAAATCATACGGAGGTTAGTGGAGGCGAAGAATGGTAGAACGGTTCGACCCGTTAATCTTCAAGAATCCGAGATTCGTCAGCTTTGTATTGCTTCTAAGGATATCTTTCTAAGTCAACCTAATTTGCTTGAACTTGAAGCTCCTATCAAAATTTGTG GTGATGTTCATGGTCAGTACTCTGATCTTCTTCGATTGTTTGAGTATGGTGGTTTGCCTCCAGAGGCAAATTATCTGTTTCTTGGAGATTATGTTGATCGTGGTAAGCAGAGCATAGAAACCATTTGCCTTCTTCTTGCATACAAGATTAAGTATAAGGAGAATTTCTTTCTTCTTAGGGGAAACCATGAATGCGCTTCCATCAATCGCATATATGGGTTTTATGACGAGTGCAAGAGAAGGTATAATGTCCGCCTGTGGAAAACATTCACGGATTGCTTTAATTGCCTGCCAGCTGCCGCCCTTATTGATGAAAAGATCTTGTGCATGCATGGAGGATTATCTCCTGATTTGAAAAATTTGGACCAAATCAGGAATATTGCTCGCCCGGTGGATGTCCCTGATCAAGGGCTTCTTTGTGATTTATTGTGGGCTGATCCTGAGAAAGAACTTGGAGGCTGGGGAGAGAATGATCGAGGCGTTTCTTACACTTTTGGTGCTGATGTGGTTTCAGAATTtcttgagaaacatgacatggacTTGATATGCAGGGCCCATCAG GTAGTGGAAGATGGTTATGAATTTTTCGCCGATCGCCAACTGGTCACCATATTTTCAGCACCTAATTACTGCGGGGAATTTGATAATGCTGGAGCCATGATGAGCGTGGATGATTCACTCACATGTTCATTTCAGATCCTCAAAGCTCTGGAAAAGAAAGGCAAAATGGATTTTAGCAACCATATGTTGAGACCTGGAACTCCACCACGCAAA TTTTCTTTCTCAGGGTGGGAAGGGTTAGCCGATTATAACTTGTAG